GCATTGGTTCCAACTATCAGGCCCAGGGCCTGAAGCTGTCCAAACATTTCAAAGTGGCGCAATAGGGTTCATGGCACTGTATACCGTCACCAATGAGACCTATGCTGAACTGGAAGAGAAGAAATCTCGTTTTCTGGCCTTTCTTGTGCCCATGGATCAGTTTGAGAAGCGATTGAATGAGTTGAAAGCTGAACATAGAAAAGCCAATCATCATGTTACAGCTTTTCGCCTAATTCATGACGATGATCAGATTGAGGAGGGAGCCAAGGACGACGGTGAACCGGCAGGCACATCCGGCATGCCAATGCTCAAGGTTCTCATTGGGCGTGGTCTGATTAATCTTGGTGTGATCGTTGTACGCTATTTTGGCGGCACGAAACTCGGAGCAGGAGGCTTGGCTCGTGCCTATTCCGGTGCAGCCAGCAAAGCAATTGATGCAGCGGATCTGGTTCCTTGGCAACGTATTTTGAGTGAGACAGTGAAGTGCCGGTTTGATCAAATGTCGGATTTGGAGCGCCAGGTCTCATTGCTCAAACTGGAGGTCCAGGACCGACAATTCACAGAAAATGGGGCTGAACTAACGGTGCAAGGGCCATTGAAACGTCTGGAAGAATTGAATGAGTTTATCCTGAAATTGGACCATCTCTGAAGCCCGTTGCTAACAAGGTTCGGGGCACGTTGAATTCGCAATTTTTCCTTTATCACCGCGTAAAACTACCCTCGCAGAATTCGCTTGATTGATGGATCCTGTGACGAACTGTTAAGCATGAATTCCAATATCTGTTTGTATATATCAATGGGTCAACAGACATGCGACCGAATTACCCATTTATGTCTGTCGAAATTGGCTGCCATTTAGAGTAATTTATAATTTTCGAATATATCATGCACCAAAGTCGGAGTAATATACGGCATAGCGCAGGAAATATTCATGGAACGTCTAAAGGTAGCATCGCTGAGATTTGAACTGACGCCCGAATTTGATTTCGGTTCAAGCGATTATGCGGCTTTGTTTCATGCTTGTCGGGCCACCGCTTTTCAACATCCGGTTTGGCACAATGCAATGCATGCCCATATTGGTCGTCTGGAAGGTTTGACGTCTCAGTATGTTTCCGTTCGTCATGAAGAAAACAGCAAATTACTTGCCCTGTTTCCGCTGATCAAACGTCCGATGATGGGGGCGTATATTCTCGAATTTGCCAATCTGGGATTGGTCGATTATGCCGCGCCAACCATACACCCGGATTTGTGGACGCAGCTGGATGATCCAACAGAGCTTTACTTGCATCTGGAGAAGCTTCTTTCTCCGTATGATCTATTGCGCATCAAACATCTGCGGGATCAGGATCTGGATCTAACACGTCTTTTTCCCAATGCACAGGTTCGAAAAGCCGCATTTGGTGCACATTCGACTGATCTATTTGGAAATATCGAGGAATGGCGTGCCGCAAAAATGTCCCGAACTACCCGCCGAAACAACAACCGCAAACGAAAAGCATTGAAGCGTGAGGGCAATTTTTCCATGCGGCGTCTGATGGATGCTGCTGAGATTGAGCAGGCATTTGAGCGCTTGCGGGTATTGCGCAAGGATCGTTTTCATGATCGTTTGGAAAAGGACTATTGTCAGGATCCCATCGCTTTTGACTTCTATCTAAAATTGGCCAAGGACGGCGCTCAGGCAGGCTATGCTGTTGTTTATCAGTTCACGCTGGATGATCAGATTGTCGGGGTACATTTTGGATTGGCTCATGCCGGTCGTTTCTATTATCTGCTTCCGGCGATAGATTATGACCGTTTGGGTCGCTTTTCGCCTGGATTGCTCATGATTGAGGATATGATTGCCGATTGCCTGGATCGAGGATTCGATCATTTCGATTTCACTGTTGGTGACGAAGGCCATAAACGTAAATTCGGGACCCGTCCGAGCACTATCTATACGCTCTGGCACAGTCATTCCCTTCTGGGGTCCATGGGCGTGACATTCGCCAATGTTATCAAAAAAGGTGGTATGGGGTCTCAGTTCAATCGCTGGCTTTGTCCTGAAACAAGGCAAGAGGGTGTCCGCATAGCGGGATGATTGTTGCAACTCTCTATTTGTAAATTATGTTTCTATATGTTTCGGACTGATTGGAAATTACCTGTATCTATTTGTGCTTTGTTAAGCTTGGTATAAAATCATTAAGATTTTAGCTAGTTTGGCGTTCGAATATCTGTCACAACCATAGCAGATGAATTTGATCAGAATGCTATGAACCAGTCCCCGCTCTTTCTATGCTCGATAGTGTCAGAGTTCGATTTTTCGTCCGATGAGTATCAAGCACTATATGCAGTTTCCGATGCTACGGTTTTCCAGCAGCCGAGTTGGCTCGAGAAATTGCAAACTCATGCCTGCAGCACTGCTTTGGGCAAGGTCCAAACACTTTTGATCCGTGAGCAAGACACCCAGCAGCTTATATTGGCTTTACCGCTATTGTTGCGAAGAAAAGGCCCGCTGCGCCTTCTTGAATTTCTTAATATGGGTTTTGTAGATTATGCGGCTACAATTTATAATGCAGCTTTTCTAGATGAGTTGATCAGACAATCAGGTGCCTTGTCTGCAGAAATTGATTCAATTCTTCCATCTCACGATTTGCTTTGGATCAAACATATTCATGCGACGGATCAGATTTTGTTGCATTTGTTCCCCAAGGCGCATCAATTAAATGCAAATTTTGACAGTCATCGTACGGAGCTGACGGGCAGCTTTGAGGATTGGCGCAAAAAGACCATGAGCAAGAAACGGCGAGGCAATTTACGGCGCGCTCGCCAGAAATTGCTCGAGGAAGGGTCATTGAGATCTCAATTGGTGTCAAACCCGGATGAGATCATGCGAGCATTCTCATCGCTTCGCGCATTTCGTCATTTGCGTTTTTCGGAGAACCGGCGCACGGAGCATATGCAGAACCAAAGTGTCTTTGAGTTTTATTTGCACTTGGCGCAACAAGGAGCACGGGATGGCTCCACAAGAACCTATCAATTGTTGCTGGACGACGTATGCATTGCCGTTGCATTCGGGTTATGTCACGAAGAGGAGTATATTTATTTGCTCCCCGGAGCAGATTTCAAGCGCTATGGACGTCATTCTCCTGGGGTAATCCTGTTGGAGGACATGATCTGTGATCTGATGAAGGATGGCTTTGGCGGATTTGATTTTTCAATCGGTGATGAAGCATACAAAATGCAGTTTGGTACCTATCCCGTTGCGATACAGACGCTTGCCCGACCCCAAACACTTACTGGTCATGGTGTATTGAGAAGCATAAAATTCCTCAAAAATTATCAGCAAAAGCGGAGCCTGCAACAACCTGACGGCAAGCCAGCGATGGGAGGAGGAACTATCCGCACTATATTGGCTTCTATTCTGGGGCCGGAAAAAGGGTAACAGGATCGCCTTCTTTCCAAACCATCCATCGTCGAAAAATATCAGAAAAGAGTTGTGAGGCTTCGTGGCCCCTCAGCCAATTAACCACCGGAGAGGGAGCAGCCTGATCGAACCATGTCCGGTTCGTATTGGCAAATTGACGTACAAAGGGAAAGAGGGCAATGTCTGCCAAACTTATCTTGCTGCCGAAAAGCTGTGGTCTTTGCTTCAATCGCTCAGCCAGAGGATCTAGGGCCACCAGAGCCATTCCACGTTCAATCAACTCATCTGCATCTTCATAACGTGTCGCGTATTTGTAGCGATCCAGATGACGTTTGAAATCTCCGTCCATGTGGGCAATGAGCTCAAGCATCTGGTCCAGTGATCCTTCATTTGGATTTAACCAGCCAAGAGGGTCCCGCGAGCTCAACGCCCAGAGCATGATATCCAGGCTCTCGTCAATTACCCGACCATCCGGCATGATCAGGACAGGAACCGTACCTTTAGGAGACATTTCGATCATATGGGCTGGCTTGTCCCGAAGAACAATCTCACGCAGCTCCACGACCTGACTAGACGCAAATAACCCCATTCGACCGCGCATGGCATAAGGACAGCGGCGGAAAGAATAGAGAATAGGACGCGAGGCATCAGCTTGTGGTGCGGGATTGTTCATTCAGGTTGCTCCTTAAACTCGGTCTGTTTCACCTCTAGCTTGCCCTTGAGACACAATTATGGCCTTCAACTCAGCCAGTTCTGCCCGAAGGGCCTTTACCTCGGTACTCACGCTTTCCGTTTCTTCATGCAAGGCGGCGCGATCTGCTTCTGCCGTCGCTTCATGTTCGGACTGCATGGCGGAGACAATGATACCGATGAAGAGGTTCAGAACGGTGAAGGAAGTAACAAGAATGAACGGCACGAAGAAGAGCCAGGCGAGGGGAGCATAATCCATCACCGGACGAACGACGCCCATGGACCAGCTTTCCAGCGTCATGATCTGGAACAAGGTATAGGAGGATTCTCCAAGCGTCCCAAACCATTGTGGAAAGGCCTCGCCATACAGCTTTGTGGCCATGACCGCAAAGACATAATAGATGAGTCCCAACAGCAGTGAGATGGAGCCCAGACCGGGTAATGCTTCCAGCAAAGCACCGACCACACGGCGAAGACTTGGAACAAAGCTTATCAGGCGCAAGACACGCAAGACACGCAAGGCACGCAGAACCGATAAACTACCAGAGCTCGGAATGAGCGCAATGACAACCACCACAAAGTCAAAGATTGACCAAGGGTCGGTGAAGAAGCGCAGACGATGAATGCCAAGACGTAGACTGATCTCGATCACGAAAATTGCCAGAATGGCTTTATCAAGCAGATGAAAGAAGCCTCCGAAGAGTTCTACAGCTGCTGGCCATGTTTCCAGACCCAATGTGATGGCATTGAGAATGATCAGAGCGGTGATAGCCAGTTCAAACTGGCGGGAGGACAGGATTGTTTCTAGTCTGGCAAGCATGACGAGGCATTTCCGTATCAGGACAAATGTGTATCAGTTGGCACTTTTTGTCCGCAAAGCATGGCGAATGCAAGACCTCAGTTACAAGACCCAAGGGAAAAGAGTATGATTGACCCTACCCAATTGGGGAGGCAAGGTGCAATCACCTTGCCCCTTTTTTGAAAGATCGATAAAAGGATCACATTCAGCGGGTGTAGCTCAATGGTAGAGCAGGAGCTTCCCAAGCTTAAGACGAGGGTTCGATTCCCTTCACCCGCTCCAGCTGTTTTCATATATCTGATCGAAGTTGGTCCATTGCCCAAGCATTTTTGAGAGCTGATTGCGCTGTCCAGAAAATGAATCCTGAATCTAGAACTTCACTTCGACCAACAGCCCGCCATCGTCTTTCTCCACAAGAAGGACTTCGGAACCATGATAGTCGGCGATTGCCTTGACCAGAGCTAGGCCAAGGCCTGATCCTTGCCCTTTACGAGCGCTATCACGCTTGTAGAATGGCTCGAAAACCCGGGAATGTTCGTCAGTCGGAATGCCCGGCCCGTCATCTTCTATGATGAGAATATTGTCTTTGGTACTAACTATAATGCTTGCTCCGGCGCCTGCATGTTGAATGGCATTTTCAACCAGATTGGAGGCCAATTGAGCAAGTAATTGCCAATCACCTTGAATAGTTCGATTGGAAGCTGCCGTAACCACGAGACGTTGTTCTTGCTCTTCTGCAACCTCGGTATAGAGATCTGCCATCAGATTGGCGAGATCATCCAGAGCCACGGGTTCCAGAGACGCTTTATTCTCACGGCTGCCCAGTCTGGAAATACGCTGAATGGAATCAAAGATACGGATGATATCTTCGGTCTTGTTGATTGCTCGCGCCATATCATCCTTATTTTTTGCGGTTTCCAGGATAGCGCGCAACTGTGTTAGCGGAGTGCGGAGTTCATGAGCAACATCTCTTGAAAAGTCGGTCAATTGCCGAACTGACATTTCCAGCTTCTGCGTTGCCTCGTCGATACCTAGCATCAATTCGTCAACGTCATCGCAAATTCGTTTGGGTGCTATGCGAAAAGATAAATCCCCATCAGCTATTTTCTGTAAGCCATCATGAATTGCGCTGATACGTTTTTGTTGTCTGAGGCCAAGTACCAGCCCACCTGCCAAGGTAACAACGAGGATGATTGTGGTAATGGATAGAAGAATGGAGGGAAGCAATTGAAGTGCATCTTCCACTTCATGAATGGGAGTGTAGGCTGCAATAGCTCCGGAAGGGGTGGTTTTGACATAGACGCGCCAAAGATCGTCTTCCGTCAGTTCTTCCGTGGAACCGAGTTCTAACTCCAGCTCCTCCAGTTCTGTGGGCAGAAACTCGTTTTGGATGATCTGAAAATAACGCTCACTAAATAGCTTGCTGCTGGGAATGGTTCGAAAGCCATCTTGTTCAAAGATATTTTGTTTGATGGGGCCAATAAGCCGGCCGTTTTTGGGCAGATAGCTCTCAGAGCTTCCAACAAACATTGTCTCGCTTTGTGTCAGGAACCAAATCGGGGTTCCATCACTATCTGTTGTGCTGTCCAGAATGGATTGGGCACGATAACTCAACGCATCGTCGATATCATCATGGATTTGATCTGAGATTTGCCAGCCTAGCAGGAAGCCAGCAGCAATCATGATGCCAGTGAACAACACGCAAAGCTGCAGCGCATTTCGAAGTGCACTCATGCGCATCAGGCTTTTAACTGCCGAAAACATATCCAGCCCCTCTGATGGTGCGAATTAATGAGGTTGGAAATGGTTTGTCGATCTTGGAACGAAGCCTGCTGACATGGGTTTCTACGATACTGGTTTCGGGATTGAAGTTGATGTTCCATACCCGCTCCAGCAGCATGGTTCGGGTGAGAACCCGCCCTCTATTTTGCATGAAGGCTTCCAGCAAACGAAACTCCTTGGCATTGAGATCGATTTTCTGATTGCCTCGTTGGCAGGTATGAGATAGCAGATCCAGCTCCAGATCCTCATAAGAGAGCTTGGTAACCTCGGGCTCTGTGGTCTGGCCTCCACGTCTTCCCAAGGCGACAATTCGTGCCAATAACTCGCTGGATGCAAACGGTTTGACGAGATAATCATCAGCTCCCGCTTCCAGTCCATCCACTCTGTCTTTCACTTCCCCCAAGGCTGTCAGCATCAGGGTGGGTGTTTTGATCTTTGCACTCCGCAAAGCCTTTATCAGTGATAAACCGTCCAGCCCGGGCACCATTCGATCCAGAACCAATATGTCGTAATCTCTCGTAGTTGCTGCAAAGAGCGCATCCGGACCATTTTCAAACCAGTCCACGATATGTCCGGCTGCTTCCAGGCTCTGACAAATCCACTGACTGATCTCACTATCATCTTCGAGAAAAAGAATACGCATTTTAACGGGCGTCCATATAACATAGCTGGAAGGTGGCTTGGACCACCTTCTCAACATTGAGAGACTTTATATACAGTCCGATATCACTTCATCTTGCAATCATCATGGTCATCTTCGTGATGTTCTTCATTGTTATGGCCCAGCTCTTCCATTAGATTCCGCAAGGCTTCCGGTGAGTTGGCAGATGCGTTGGCTGTGGCGATTATGGTGCCATTAGTGCCATCAATTTGCATGAGGGTATGGGACGTCTCAGACGCCAGTTCTGCTACATATATTGTTGTATTGTCGATATGATCCAGCTCCAAAGCCACAAGATCTCCATGCTTGCTGCTGGTCGCGATCTCCATTGCTTTGGCAAATGAGAGCGAAGGTTTGATCAGATCCTCAGTGGACTGAGATGCTGCGAATGACATACCAGTGGTGATGATAATGGCCGCGATGGTGACAGTGATGGTTTTCATGGGGTGTCCTTTTCAAATCTATCTCTGTTGCAAGCACGTCGATTGCTTGTGAGGCGAAATTAGAAACGGAAACTTACAGGCACTCCGGCGCCAGTTTACAATTTTGTAAAGTGGATAATCTGCTTTGGAAGTTATATAAAAAGAGCCAGATGGAAGACATCACTATCGAGGTTTCCAAATAGTTTATGCAGGAATAGTGGTCTTCTTCAGATTGGCCATGAGATAATGGAACTTCTCACCCTGAACCGCGACGTGATCTCGCAATTCATTGGCTGCAAGATCAGACTCGTTGTTGGACAGAGCTTCAACAATTGCTTTGTGTTCTGCCATGGATTGCTCCATACGGCCTCGCAAACGCAATTGCAGGCGACGGAAGGGTTTCAGTCGCTTGTGGAGTCGCCTTGCTTCCTGTTCTAGAAAGCTGTTCCCGGATTCGCGATAGATAATATTGTGGAATTTTTCATTCTCGAGATAATAGCCATCCGTGTCATCCGTATCCACTGCTGCCTGACAATTCCTGTTGGCTTCCTTCAGCTCATTGATCGCGTCTTCTGATATCCGTTTGGCGGCCAAACGTCCACAAACGGCTTCCAGCTCTGCCATGACCTCGAACATTTCCATGAGTTCCAGTGGACCAGGCTGGCAAACAAAGGCGCCACGACGTGGTATGAGCTTTACAAGTCCGGAAAGAGCAAGTCTTTGAATTGCTTCTCGAAGTGGGGTTCGTGAAACCTTGAATCTCTCTGCAAGTCGAACTTCGTCCAACCGATCTCCATCGGCAAATGTACCGTTGAAAATCAGCTCTTCCAATTCTTGAGCGATGCTATCTGCGCGGCGTTTCTCCATGCCCTTGTTTTAAACGCATGCTTGACAAAACGCAATAAACGAGTTTTTGTATACAAGAATTAAATTTAAAAATACAAAAATCAATCACTCTATCATTTCAGTTAAACGACCGACTTAGGGAGGAAAC
The sequence above is a segment of the Cohaesibacter gelatinilyticus genome. Coding sequences within it:
- a CDS encoding IMPACT family protein, whose product is MALYTVTNETYAELEEKKSRFLAFLVPMDQFEKRLNELKAEHRKANHHVTAFRLIHDDDQIEEGAKDDGEPAGTSGMPMLKVLIGRGLINLGVIVVRYFGGTKLGAGGLARAYSGAASKAIDAADLVPWQRILSETVKCRFDQMSDLERQVSLLKLEVQDRQFTENGAELTVQGPLKRLEELNEFILKLDHL
- a CDS encoding GNAT family N-acetyltransferase, translating into MERLKVASLRFELTPEFDFGSSDYAALFHACRATAFQHPVWHNAMHAHIGRLEGLTSQYVSVRHEENSKLLALFPLIKRPMMGAYILEFANLGLVDYAAPTIHPDLWTQLDDPTELYLHLEKLLSPYDLLRIKHLRDQDLDLTRLFPNAQVRKAAFGAHSTDLFGNIEEWRAAKMSRTTRRNNNRKRKALKREGNFSMRRLMDAAEIEQAFERLRVLRKDRFHDRLEKDYCQDPIAFDFYLKLAKDGAQAGYAVVYQFTLDDQIVGVHFGLAHAGRFYYLLPAIDYDRLGRFSPGLLMIEDMIADCLDRGFDHFDFTVGDEGHKRKFGTRPSTIYTLWHSHSLLGSMGVTFANVIKKGGMGSQFNRWLCPETRQEGVRIAG
- a CDS encoding GNAT family N-acetyltransferase, producing MGFVDYAATIYNAAFLDELIRQSGALSAEIDSILPSHDLLWIKHIHATDQILLHLFPKAHQLNANFDSHRTELTGSFEDWRKKTMSKKRRGNLRRARQKLLEEGSLRSQLVSNPDEIMRAFSSLRAFRHLRFSENRRTEHMQNQSVFEFYLHLAQQGARDGSTRTYQLLLDDVCIAVAFGLCHEEEYIYLLPGADFKRYGRHSPGVILLEDMICDLMKDGFGGFDFSIGDEAYKMQFGTYPVAIQTLARPQTLTGHGVLRSIKFLKNYQQKRSLQQPDGKPAMGGGTIRTILASILGPEKG
- a CDS encoding glutathione S-transferase, producing the protein MNNPAPQADASRPILYSFRRCPYAMRGRMGLFASSQVVELREIVLRDKPAHMIEMSPKGTVPVLIMPDGRVIDESLDIMLWALSSRDPLGWLNPNEGSLDQMLELIAHMDGDFKRHLDRYKYATRYEDADELIERGMALVALDPLAERLKQRPQLFGSKISLADIALFPFVRQFANTNRTWFDQAAPSPVVNWLRGHEASQLFSDIFRRWMVWKEGDPVTLFPAPE
- a CDS encoding ion transporter; translation: MLARLETILSSRQFELAITALIILNAITLGLETWPAAVELFGGFFHLLDKAILAIFVIEISLRLGIHRLRFFTDPWSIFDFVVVVIALIPSSGSLSVLRALRVLRVLRLISFVPSLRRVVGALLEALPGLGSISLLLGLIYYVFAVMATKLYGEAFPQWFGTLGESSYTLFQIMTLESWSMGVVRPVMDYAPLAWLFFVPFILVTSFTVLNLFIGIIVSAMQSEHEATAEADRAALHEETESVSTEVKALRAELAELKAIIVSQGQARGETDRV
- a CDS encoding sensor histidine kinase — protein: MFSAVKSLMRMSALRNALQLCVLFTGIMIAAGFLLGWQISDQIHDDIDDALSYRAQSILDSTTDSDGTPIWFLTQSETMFVGSSESYLPKNGRLIGPIKQNIFEQDGFRTIPSSKLFSERYFQIIQNEFLPTELEELELELGSTEELTEDDLWRVYVKTTPSGAIAAYTPIHEVEDALQLLPSILLSITTIILVVTLAGGLVLGLRQQKRISAIHDGLQKIADGDLSFRIAPKRICDDVDELMLGIDEATQKLEMSVRQLTDFSRDVAHELRTPLTQLRAILETAKNKDDMARAINKTEDIIRIFDSIQRISRLGSRENKASLEPVALDDLANLMADLYTEVAEEQEQRLVVTAASNRTIQGDWQLLAQLASNLVENAIQHAGAGASIIVSTKDNILIIEDDGPGIPTDEHSRVFEPFYKRDSARKGQGSGLGLALVKAIADYHGSEVLLVEKDDGGLLVEVKF
- a CDS encoding response regulator transcription factor — translated: MRILFLEDDSEISQWICQSLEAAGHIVDWFENGPDALFAATTRDYDILVLDRMVPGLDGLSLIKALRSAKIKTPTLMLTALGEVKDRVDGLEAGADDYLVKPFASSELLARIVALGRRGGQTTEPEVTKLSYEDLELDLLSHTCQRGNQKIDLNAKEFRLLEAFMQNRGRVLTRTMLLERVWNINFNPETSIVETHVSRLRSKIDKPFPTSLIRTIRGAGYVFGS
- a CDS encoding GntR family transcriptional regulator gives rise to the protein MEKRRADSIAQELEELIFNGTFADGDRLDEVRLAERFKVSRTPLREAIQRLALSGLVKLIPRRGAFVCQPGPLELMEMFEVMAELEAVCGRLAAKRISEDAINELKEANRNCQAAVDTDDTDGYYLENEKFHNIIYRESGNSFLEQEARRLHKRLKPFRRLQLRLRGRMEQSMAEHKAIVEALSNNESDLAANELRDHVAVQGEKFHYLMANLKKTTIPA